DNA from Spirochaetota bacterium:
AAAAGGGTCACCATCGAGGAGATCTGCGAAAAAGCCGGCGTTAGCAAGATGACCTTTTACAAGTTCTTTCGTAATAAGAGCGAACTTGCCACCAGGGTGCTTTCCGAGCTGAACGACAGGATTTTACAGGAGCAGGACGGGATCATGAACAGCACGATCCCCTTTATCGACAAGATAAAAGGGATCGTCAACCATCTCATAAAAACGAGCGAGGAGCTCGAGGACATATTCCTTGACGAGATGTGGGGAACCAATGAAGACTTCATGCTCTTTTTCAACGCCCTGAAGATGGGATCGTACCAGCTTATCAGCGATTTTATCAGGCAGGGCCAGGAGGAAGGGGTCATCCGCAAAACGCTGAAACCGGAGGTGATCCTGTATCTCATTGAGAAATTCCAGGAGATGCTCAACAATGATCGCATAAAAGGCATGGCGCCGGACCCCCATGAGCGTCTTGATATGATGTTGAATCTTATGTTCTATGGAATAATCGATACCCACACGCAGGAAGGCGTATCAACGAAATAAGAAGCAGGACATGAAAAAACTGGTTACAATTATCATTGCCATGGCCGCGGCTATGCCGTTCATGCACGGCACGTCATACGCGCTGACGGCAGCGGAAATCATCGACCGCGCCGAGAAGTCCGTCCGCGGCGACACCCTGATATCCATGATGGAGATCACCATCAAGAACCGCCGCTGGACCCGCACCATGAAGATGAAGAGCTGGGACAACCGGGTAGCGAAAAAATCCTTCGCCGAGATCCTGGCCCCCAAGAAGGACGCCGGTAACCGGTTCCTCATGATCACCGCGGAAAAGCTCATGTGGCACTACAATCCCGACATAGGCAAGGAGATGAAGATACACCCCTCCATGATGCTCCAGTCCTGGATGGGATCGGATTTCACCAACGACGACATTGTCAAGGAATCGAGCATCCTTGACGATTATACCCACACGCTGAGCGGAAAAAAGCAGGTGGAGGGCCATGAATGCTATGTCATTACCATGATCCCGAAGCCCAACGCGGCCGTGGTCTGGGGCAAGCTCATCTATTACGCCCGGGTGAGCGACTGCCTGCCGGTGAAGCAGGAATTCTACGATCAGCATGGCAAGCTCAAGAAGGTCATGACCTGCAGCAATTTCAGGGAGATGGGCGGCCGGGTCATTCCGGCAACCATGAGAATGAAAACGCTGAAGAAAAAGCGCCAGGAGGGGGAAACCGGCGAGGAATACACACAAATGGACCTGAAGGACGTCAAGTTCAATGTTAAGATCCCCGGCAACGTGTTTTCCCTCCAAAATCTGAAGAGGAGATAGCAGTCATGAAACTGCGGAAGGAAGGCTCGATCGAGGTCATGCTGGCATGGCGCAACGTATGGAAGAACAAGCGCCGCACTATCCTTACGCTCCTCACCATCATGGTGGGGTGCGCCATGATCATCTTTTCACGTTCCTTTCAGGATGGAACCTACGGGCAGATGATCGAGGACTCCGTGGCTGCCAATACCGGCCATATCCAGATTCATGAAAAAGATTTCTGGGAAAACCAGAGCATTGATTACGCCTTTAAGCCGGGCGACAGACTCATGAAGTACCTCAATACAAATCCGGCCGTGTCCGCCTATACCCGGCGCATCCACGCGGCCGGCCTGATATCCTACGGAAAAAACACGTATGTAACGCTTATCCAGGCGGTGGAACCTGAAACCGAGAAAAAGGTAAGCAACCTCCATGGAACCATACTGAAAGGAGGAAGATACCTCGTCCCGGGTGACGGGAAGAACATCATCATGGGGGCTACGCTGGCGAATAACCTCAAGGTGAAGGTTGGCGATACCGTTTCCATCATCTCCCAAGGATTCGATGGCTCCATTGCCGCCGCCAACGTCTCCATAGTCGGAATATTCAAGTCCAGAAACCCGCGGTATGACCAATCAACCATCATGATGTCCTTCAACCAGGCCGTAGAAACCTTCACCATGATGGACTACATCTCGTCAATCGCCATCAGGCTGAAGCAGACCGAGGACATGGAAACAATCCGTGATGAGCTCCGCGACCTTCCCGGGTCGAAGGCCCTTGAGATCATGGGATGGGACGAGCTCCTGCCTGAGCTGATACAGCATATCGTCATGGACAGGCTCTTTGCCAATATTTTCTATATCGTGCTGCTCCTCATCATAGCTTTCGGCGTGCTCAATACCATCCAGATGTCAATTTTCGAACGACGGCGCGAGCTCGGAATTATGATGGCCATCGGCACTAAACCGTCCCAAATCGTCACCATGGTGCTTTTTGAATCGACATGCATATCCTTCATTGGCTCGATCCTCGGGATAATAGTGGGTGCTGTTATCAGCTACTATTTCACCATTTTCCCGCTTGATCTCTCCGAGTACCAAAAAGAGATGGAGGCTTTCAACCAGGTCACCATGATTTTGCCGACGAAATTGACCATTAAGAATCTTATTTCTACGGCCTTTTTCACGTTTTGTATCGGCGTGCTGTTTTCCATCGCTCCCGCCCGACGCGCCTCTCGTCTGCGGCCTCTCGATGCGATTCGGCAGCTGTGAGCAGGAGGATATGATGAAAAATAACGTGTTTGATTTCACGATTAAGATAAAAACATTCATAATGCTGGGATGGAGGAACCTGTGGCGGCAGAAGCGGCGTTCCCTGGTCGTCATGCTTTCGATCACCATCGGGGTTATCCTGATGCTTCTCCAGATCGCCCTCATGAACGGTATGATGTCCCAGATGCTCGACAACAACATCAGCACCAAGCTTGGCCATATTGCGGTCAGCAAGAAGGGGTTTTTTAACGACATGAAGCTTGAGTCCAACTTCTATCCAGATCCCCGGATCCTGGATTCGATCAGGAAGGAAAAGGATGTTGTTGCCGTGTCGCCGCGCATCAAGGCCTTTGCCATGATCCGCACCAGCGAAGCGTCCCGGGGCGTCATCGTCATGGGGATCTATCCCGACAGGGAAAAAAAGATATCCAAGATAAACGAGTACACCATCAAGAAAGAAGGGAGCAGCTACCTTGACGATCCGGCCGCGAGTGAAATCCTCGTTTCCAAATCCCTCGCCGAAAAGCTTGACGTGTCAGTGGGGGACAAGATCGTCCTCCTCGTGCAGGATGAGGAGAATGAAATGAGCGGTGTCGGCCTGACGGTCAAAGGACTTTTCCAGACCCCGGTAAAGGATTATGACAACGGCGTGGTCTACATGGGGATCAAGCGGCTCCAGGAGATCACCGGTCTGAAGAACAACGTGTCAGAAGTGATGGTAATAACGACCAACAAGGATAATGTTGACTCGGTTAAGCCGGGCCTCATCGGTCTTATAGACAATAAAGACCTGGAGGTTCTCACCTGGAAGGAGATGGCGCCGTTTCTTCTGAGCGCCATCGCCATGATCGACAAGCAGATGATCATCTTTTACTTTATAGTGTTCATAACCATTATTTTTTCGATAGCCAACACCCTGGTCATGTCCATCATGGAGCGCTTTCACGAGCTCGGAGTCATGAAATCGATCGGCACGCGACCCTCGCAGATCTTTTTCATCATCATGTTCGAGGCCATGAACCTCGGCGCCGTGGGCCTTGCCGCGGGTGTGGTGATCAGCATTATCGCGGTCAATATTCTCGCCTTGACGGGTATCGACTTTTCACTTTTCAACGAAGCGATGCGCCAGTGGGGAGCCGGCAGCATTGTCTTCCCTCTCATATACGCCAAGGATATTGTCATATCAGTTGTGGTCGTCGAGTTTACCACGATGCTTGCGGCAATTTACCCTGCAGTGAAGGCTGCGCGCATAAAACCGCTCGAAGCGCTTCATTACATTTAAGGAGGTCACCATGTCCATCATAACCATAAGCGGTCTGACAAAAGTATACGACGGCAACACCATAGAGGTCAAGGCGCTCTGCGGCATCGATCTCGCCATCGGCCGTGGCGAGTTTACCGCCATAGCCGGCCCCTCGGGATCGGGAAAGACGACCCTCCTGAACCTCATCGGCGGCCTCGACCATCCGACCGGCGGTGTCCTCACCGTGGCGGGGAGCGACCTGAACCGGATGACTCCCAGGGAGCTTTCGGACATCCGCCTGAACAAGATAGGATTCATATTCCAGGCCTATAACCTTATCCCGGTCCTCTCCGCGGTGGAGAACGTGGAATACA
Protein-coding regions in this window:
- a CDS encoding TetR/AcrR family transcriptional regulator, producing the protein MDEPHLDNKKYQDLIITARELFFKHGTKRVTIEEICEKAGVSKMTFYKFFRNKSELATRVLSELNDRILQEQDGIMNSTIPFIDKIKGIVNHLIKTSEELEDIFLDEMWGTNEDFMLFFNALKMGSYQLISDFIRQGQEEGVIRKTLKPEVILYLIEKFQEMLNNDRIKGMAPDPHERLDMMLNLMFYGIIDTHTQEGVSTK
- a CDS encoding outer membrane lipoprotein-sorting protein, giving the protein MKKLVTIIIAMAAAMPFMHGTSYALTAAEIIDRAEKSVRGDTLISMMEITIKNRRWTRTMKMKSWDNRVAKKSFAEILAPKKDAGNRFLMITAEKLMWHYNPDIGKEMKIHPSMMLQSWMGSDFTNDDIVKESSILDDYTHTLSGKKQVEGHECYVITMIPKPNAAVVWGKLIYYARVSDCLPVKQEFYDQHGKLKKVMTCSNFREMGGRVIPATMRMKTLKKKRQEGETGEEYTQMDLKDVKFNVKIPGNVFSLQNLKRR
- a CDS encoding ABC transporter permease, translated to MKLRKEGSIEVMLAWRNVWKNKRRTILTLLTIMVGCAMIIFSRSFQDGTYGQMIEDSVAANTGHIQIHEKDFWENQSIDYAFKPGDRLMKYLNTNPAVSAYTRRIHAAGLISYGKNTYVTLIQAVEPETEKKVSNLHGTILKGGRYLVPGDGKNIIMGATLANNLKVKVGDTVSIISQGFDGSIAAANVSIVGIFKSRNPRYDQSTIMMSFNQAVETFTMMDYISSIAIRLKQTEDMETIRDELRDLPGSKALEIMGWDELLPELIQHIVMDRLFANIFYIVLLLIIAFGVLNTIQMSIFERRRELGIMMAIGTKPSQIVTMVLFESTCISFIGSILGIIVGAVISYYFTIFPLDLSEYQKEMEAFNQVTMILPTKLTIKNLISTAFFTFCIGVLFSIAPARRASRLRPLDAIRQL
- a CDS encoding ABC transporter permease, with the translated sequence MKNNVFDFTIKIKTFIMLGWRNLWRQKRRSLVVMLSITIGVILMLLQIALMNGMMSQMLDNNISTKLGHIAVSKKGFFNDMKLESNFYPDPRILDSIRKEKDVVAVSPRIKAFAMIRTSEASRGVIVMGIYPDREKKISKINEYTIKKEGSSYLDDPAASEILVSKSLAEKLDVSVGDKIVLLVQDEENEMSGVGLTVKGLFQTPVKDYDNGVVYMGIKRLQEITGLKNNVSEVMVITTNKDNVDSVKPGLIGLIDNKDLEVLTWKEMAPFLLSAIAMIDKQMIIFYFIVFITIIFSIANTLVMSIMERFHELGVMKSIGTRPSQIFFIIMFEAMNLGAVGLAAGVVISIIAVNILALTGIDFSLFNEAMRQWGAGSIVFPLIYAKDIVISVVVVEFTTMLAAIYPAVKAARIKPLEALHYI